The Anopheles merus strain MAF chromosome 2L, AmerM5.1, whole genome shotgun sequence genome has a segment encoding these proteins:
- the LOC121591426 gene encoding H(+)/Cl(-) exchange transporter 7 → MPPGVRLIDVDSSDEENLLEEGVRNRRSPRNEPTDFNIPATNDDDDDVDPAFNLNRRSKEASQYESLDYDVCENVLWRRDQTKIKPKFTVRKDFSRWVISLQIGVCTALVACCINIVIEEVSRLKYGFLKRQVDANVLHGDLSIPYLYWSLLNLVPVVIGATLVAYVEPVAAGSGIPQVKCYLNGVKVPRIVRIKTLAVKAVGVATSVIGGLAGGKEGPMIHSGAVIAAGISQGKSTTFRRDLKILQHFRDDHEKRDFVVGGAAAGVAAAFGAPIGGILFSLEEAASFWNQSLIWRTFFASIISSFTLNIILSAYHGLSSFRYRGLFNLGEFAPLPFEYYELPIFMLMGVIGGCTGALWNALNSRLNMFRAHAIRQRWAKVLEAAFVAVLGATFACLMAYTINDCRPLGNDPTEQPVQLFCQDNEYNAAAALWFQTPEATVKALFHDPPGSHKILTLATFVLIYYPLSCVTYGLSVSLGIFIPTLLIGAAWGRLIASFTVLAFPTSIAFVSPGKYALIGAAAQLGGVVRMTLSLSVILLETTGNIGFILPIILTLMTAKWSGDYFNEGIYDTQIRTSRVPMLPWHVEPEYQNLSARHIMARPVVCVRTEEKVQYLLDILKNTTHNGFPVVEDGDDGSRVNGRLIGLILRSQLVVILKRSLYVESSRFWESTVSIEAFRDEYPRYPAVEDLHVNEYKRSGSFSVNMNMFMNPSPYSVEEGTSVPRIFQLFRALGLRHLVVVSSENRVRGIITRKDFLKHH, encoded by the exons ATGCCGCCCGGTGTGCGTTTGATAGACGTCGACAGTAGCGATGAAGAGAATTTGTTGGAGGAAGGAGTGCGAAATCGGCGCAGCCCGCGAAAC GAACCGACCGATTTCAACATTCCCGCTACtaacgacgatgatgatgatgtcgaTCCTGCCTTCAACTTAAACCGACGAAGCAAAGAAGCTTCCCAGTACGAG AGCTTGGACTACGATGTGTGCGAGAATGTGCTGTGGCGCCGCGATCAGACCAAGATCAAGCCAAAGTTTACCGTGCGGAAGGACTTTTCTCGCTGGGTCATTTCGCTCCAGATCGGTGTCTGCACCGCGCTGGTCGCCTGCTGTATCAACATCGTAATCGAGGAGGTGTCCCGGCTCAAGTACGGCTTCCTGAAGCGCCAGGTAGACGCGAATGTGCTGCACGGCGATCTGAGCATTCCCTACCTGTACTGGTCGCTGCTGAACCTGGTGCCGGTCGTGATCGGGGCCACGCTCGTCGCCTACGTCGAACCGGTCGCCGCCGGCAGTGGCATACCGCAGGTGAAATGCTACCTGAACGGGGTGAAGGTACCGCGGATCGTGCGCATCAAGACGCTCGCGGTGAAGGCGGTCGGCGTCGCTACCTCCGTCATTGGGGGGCTGGCCGGCGGCAAGGAAGGCCCGATGATACACAGTGGCGCCGTGATAGCGGCCGGCATATCGCAGGGCAAGAGCACCACCTTTCGGCGGGATTTGAAGATTCTGCAGCACTTCCGGGACGATCACGAAAAGCGCGACTTTGTGGTGGGCGGTGCGGCGGCCGGTGTAGCGGCCGCCTTCGGTGCCCCGATCGGGGGCATACTGTTCTCGCTCGAGGAGGCGGCCAGCTTCTGGAACCAGAGCCTCATCTGGCGCACGTTTTTCGCCTCCATCATCAGCTCGTTTACGCTGAACATTATCCTGTCGGCGTACCACGGGCTGAGCAGCTTCCGGTACCGGGGCCTGTTCAATTTGGGCGAGTTTGCGCCGCTCCCGTTCGAGTACTACGAGCTGCCGATCTTTATGCTGATGGGCGTGATCGGGGGGTGTACGGGGGCGTTATGGAACGCGCTCAACAGCCGACTGAACATGTTCCGTGCGCACGCCATCCGGCAGCGTTGGGCTAAGGTGCTGGAGGCGGCGTTCGTCGCCGTGCTGGGCGCAACGTTTGCGTGCCTGATGGCCTACACGATCAACGACTGCCGTCCGCTGGGTAACGATCCAACCGAGCAACCGGTGCAGCTGTTCTGCCAGGACAATGAGTACAATGCGGCGGCGGCACTGTGGTTCCAAACGCCCGAAGCAACGGTCAAGGCCCTGTTTCACGATCCACCCGGTTCGCACAAGATCCTTACGCTGGCCACGTTTGTGCTCATCTACTATCCGCTGTCGTGCGTCACGTACGGGCTGAGTGTCTCGTTGGGTATCTTCATCCCAACGCTGCTCATCGGAGCTGCCTGGGGTCGGCTGATAGCTTCCTTCACCGTGCTCGCTTTCCCAACCTCGATT GCTTTTGTATCACCGGGTAAATACGCACTGATCGGAGCGGCCGCTCAGCTCGGTGGCGTTGTTCGAATGACGCTAAGCTTGAGCGTCATCTTGCTGGAAACGACCGGCAACATTGGCTTCATCCTGCCGATCATACTAACGCTAATGACGGCCAAATGGAGCGGAGATTACTTTAACGAAGGCATCTACGATACGCAGATCCGTACGTCGCGCGTGCCAATGCTGCCGTGGCACGTCGAACCGGAGTACCAGAATCTCTCGGCCCGCCACATCATGGCGCGGccggtggtgtgtgtgcgaaCGGAGGAGAAGGTTCAGTATCTGCtggatattttgaaaaacacaACCCACAATGGTTTCCCCGTCGTCGAGGATGGTGATGAT GGCTCACGCGTGAATGGACGACTGATTGGGCTAATATTGCGCTCCCAGCTCGTTGTGATACTGAAGCGTAGCCTCTACGTCGAATCGAGCCGCTTCTGGGAGTCGACTGTCAGCATTGAAGCGTTCCGCGACGAGTACCCGCGCTACCCAGCCGTTGAG GATCTACACGTAAACGAATACAAGCGGAGCGGCAGTTTCTCTGTCAACATGAACATGTTCATGAACCCTTCGCCGTACAGCGTGGAGGAGGGCACATCGGTACCACGGATCTTTCAGCTGTTCCGTGCCCTCGGATTGCGCCATCTCGTCGTGGTGTCGTCGGAAAACCGTGTGCGGGGCATTATTACGCGCAAGGATTTCCTTAAACACCATTAa